A genome region from Bacillaceae bacterium IKA-2 includes the following:
- a CDS encoding acyl-CoA dehydrogenase family protein, with product MMNFKFSEEQEMVRKMVRNFVDKEIMPYIGEWDAKSHFEVGIMKRLAELDLMGVCIPEEYGGSGMDYNTLAIVCEELERGDTAFRTAVSVHIGLSSLTLLQWGNEYQKQKYLIPQAKGEKIGAFGLTEPNAGSDVAALQTTAVKDGDDYILNGSKTWISLCDHADNFLVFAYTDKSKKQKGISAFIVERTMPGFSSKAIKGKLGIRAGNTGELFFEDVRVPKENLLGEEGEGFKIAMAALDNGRFTVAAGASGQIMACLEASVSYCHERSTFGKEIGKHQLVQQMIANMEAGLQMSRLLVYKAGWLKNEGERNTQETSLAKWQACNFANQAANDAVQIYGAYGYSNEYPVERYLRNSKAPVIYEGTREIHTLMQADYVLGYRQDKPTSKTLPAWPFEQLKETVK from the coding sequence ATGATGAATTTTAAATTTTCAGAAGAACAAGAAATGGTAAGAAAGATGGTACGTAATTTTGTTGATAAAGAGATCATGCCTTATATTGGTGAGTGGGATGCAAAAAGTCACTTTGAAGTAGGAATTATGAAGCGTCTTGCAGAACTAGATTTAATGGGTGTTTGTATACCAGAAGAATATGGCGGAAGCGGGATGGATTATAATACACTAGCGATCGTTTGTGAAGAATTAGAGCGTGGTGATACGGCGTTTAGGACAGCGGTATCCGTGCATATTGGTCTCAGTAGTTTAACGCTCTTACAGTGGGGAAATGAATATCAAAAACAAAAGTATCTGATCCCACAAGCAAAAGGCGAAAAAATTGGTGCTTTTGGACTGACTGAACCGAATGCCGGATCTGATGTTGCTGCATTACAAACAACAGCAGTAAAAGATGGCGATGATTATATTCTTAATGGTTCAAAAACATGGATTTCTCTTTGTGACCATGCCGATAATTTCCTTGTTTTTGCTTATACAGATAAGAGTAAAAAACAAAAAGGCATTTCGGCCTTTATTGTTGAAAGAACGATGCCTGGTTTCTCTTCTAAAGCGATTAAAGGTAAGTTAGGAATTCGAGCAGGAAATACAGGGGAACTTTTCTTTGAAGATGTAAGAGTTCCAAAAGAAAATTTGCTTGGTGAAGAAGGAGAAGGATTCAAAATTGCTATGGCAGCACTTGATAACGGGAGATTTACGGTCGCAGCTGGGGCTAGCGGGCAAATTATGGCTTGTTTAGAAGCGAGCGTTTCTTATTGCCATGAAAGAAGTACCTTTGGTAAAGAAATTGGGAAACATCAATTAGTCCAACAAATGATCGCTAATATGGAAGCTGGATTACAAATGTCACGTCTCTTAGTCTATAAGGCGGGATGGCTTAAAAATGAAGGAGAACGAAACACCCAAGAAACTTCGCTTGCAAAATGGCAAGCTTGTAATTTTGCAAATCAAGCAGCTAACGATGCTGTCCAAATTTATGGTGCCTATGGCTATTCGAACGAATACCCTGTTGAACGTTACTTGAGAAATTCTAAAGCACCAGTTATCTATGAAGGAACCCGAGAAATTCATACACTCATGCAAGCGGATTATGTATTAGGATACCGTCAAGATAAACCGACCTCAAAAACATTACCTGCTTGGCCTTTTGAGCAACTGAAAGAAACTGTAAAGTAA
- a CDS encoding DUF3870 domain-containing protein, which yields MGNINTIFIAGHARLPQGMAAKSVFETLTVTAEVDRKYGVIINASCTLATDHGREFIGRLLTGFSLRDGIDEPIKCIQDHYRGKATNALIAGVKDLHLQYLQINKGE from the coding sequence ATGGGGAACATTAATACAATTTTTATTGCTGGTCACGCAAGACTACCGCAAGGCATGGCAGCAAAGAGTGTGTTTGAAACGTTAACGGTAACAGCAGAAGTAGATCGGAAATATGGTGTTATTATTAATGCGTCTTGTACGCTAGCAACAGACCATGGTCGGGAATTTATAGGTAGGCTGTTAACCGGCTTCAGTTTAAGAGATGGTATAGATGAACCTATTAAATGTATTCAAGATCACTATCGAGGTAAGGCAACAAATGCGCTTATCGCCGGTGTAAAAGATTTACATTTACAATATCTTCAAATTAATAAAGGTGAATAA